Proteins encoded by one window of Panicum virgatum strain AP13 chromosome 7N, P.virgatum_v5, whole genome shotgun sequence:
- the LOC120681482 gene encoding O-fucosyltransferase 6-like has translation MGSRRRRHHHHHGPWLVPAVAPAAAAFAAAGLLLVVVAFHCFLSPPLGDGGGGARVVRRPNPPFLLKKPAEVARSVIGAVDFTVPSGGSKHGQELWESKATGNFFGCSNATKHFADAKAVTKLDRYLMIATSGGLNQQRTGIIDAVVAARILNATLVIPKLDEESFWNDASDFAQIFDVDSFIYSLSNDVKVIRQLPDMNGKKLSPYKMRIPRKCTPKCYENRVLPALLKKHVVQLTKFDYRVSNRLETDLQKLRCRVNYHALQFTDPILRMGELLVQRMKEKSGRFIALHLRFEPDMLAFSGCYYGGGDIERRELGEIRKRWKTLHASNPDRERRHGKCPLTPEEVGLMLRALGFGKDVHLYVASGDVYGGEETLAPLKALFPNFHSKETLASKEELAPFLPYSSRMAALDFIVCDRSDVFVTNNNGNMARMLAGRRRYFGHRRTIRPNAKKLYSLFLNRTSMSWDTFASKVLTFQKGFMGEPNEIKPGRGEFHEHPMDCICAKANGKIGQSRHHQIKRAGEGAENHSSDGDLDWRDLDYGEHTPLGRDSSNESESNDIRVGGSDIPELEDMMSD, from the exons atggggtcgaggcggcggcggcaccaccaccaccacggcccGTGGCTGGTGCCCGCagtggcgccggccgccgcggcgttcgcggcggcggggctgctgctcgtcgtcgtcgcgttCCACTGCTTCCTGTCGCCGCCGctcggcgacggtggcggcggcgcgcgtgtcGTCCGGCGCCCGAACCCGCCGTTCCTG TTGAAGAAGCCGGCGGAGGTTGCCAGGAGTGTAATCGGCGCCGTGGATTTCACTGTTCCT AGCGGCGGGAGCAAGCACGGGCAGGAGCTCTGGGAGTCGAAGGCGACGGGCAACTTCTTCGGCTGCAGCAACGCGACCAAGCATTTCGCTG ATGCCAAGGCTGTGACGAAATTGGACCGTTACCTGATGATCGCGACGAGCGGCGGACTGAATCAGCAGCGAACAGGG ATCATAGATGCTGTTGTTGCAGCCCGCATACTGAATGCAACACTTGTCATTCCAAAGCTGGATGAAGAATCCTTCTGGAATGACGCGAG TGACTTCGCACAGATATTTGATGTGGATTCCTTCATATACTCACTCTCAAACGATGTAAAGGTCATACGACAATTACCTGATATGAATGGGAAAAAGCTTTCACCATATAAGATGCGTATTCCTAGGAAGTGTACTCCAAAATGCTATGAGAACAGAGTGCTACCTGCTCTTCTGAAAAAACAT GTTGTTCAATTAACAAAATTTGACTATCGAGTGTCCAATAGGCTAGAGACTGATCTTCAAAAACTTAGGTGTAGAGTCAATTATCATGCACTACAGTTCACAGATCCAATCCTAAGAATGGGCGAATTGCTTGTCCAAAGAATGAAGGAGAAAAGTGGACGCTTCATTGCTCTTCACCTGAG ATTTGAGCCTGACATGCTCGCGTTCTCTGGTTGCTATTATGGGGGTGGAGACATCGAGAGAAGAGAACTCGGTGAGATTCGTAAGAGGTGGAAAACCCTGCAT GCAAGCAACCCTGACAGAGAACGGCGGCACGGTAAGTGCCCTCTGACACCAGAGGAAGTCGGCCTCATGCTTAGGGCACTGGGATTTGGGAAGGACGTACACCTATATGTTGCATCCGGAGATGTATATGGAGGCGAGGAAACATTGGCACCTCTCAAAGCACTCTTTCCAAACTTTCACTCAAAGGAGACTCTAGCAAGCAAGGAGGAGTTGGCACCTTTCTTACCATATTCATCTCGCATGGCTGCTCTTGATTTTATTGTGTGTGATAGGAGCGATGTTTTCGTGACAAACAACAATGGCAACATGGCCAGAATGTTGGCTGGTCGAAG GAGATATTTTGGGCACAGAAGGACCATAAGGCCCAATGCTAAGAAACTATACTCATTATTTCTGAATCGAACCAGTATGAGTTGGGACACATTTGCATCCAAAGTTCTGACATTCCAAAAGGGATTCATGGGGGAACCCAATGAGATTAAACCAGGAAGAGGCGAATTCCATGAGCATCCTATGGATTGCATTTGTGCAAAAGCCAACGGTAAAATTGGGCAGAGCAGGCATCATCAAATTAAACGTGCTGGAGAAGGTGCGGAGAACCATTCTAGTGATGGAGACCTCGACTGGAGGGATTTGGACTATGGAGAGCATACACCATTGGGCAGGGATTCATCTAATGAATCTGAATCAAATGATATTCGTGTTGGTGGATCAGACATTCCTGAATTGGAGGACATGATGTCGGACTAG